The following coding sequences are from one Deltaproteobacteria bacterium window:
- a CDS encoding toxin-antitoxin system HicB family antitoxin, giving the protein MSRLTLRLPETLHRQLETLAKREQTSLNQYLVYALTRQAAEAYTVHEFSEGAVAQQRVAFDALLQHLGPASSEQIEKVLAQRERTALERGLSPKIIKRVRKRLASQRSISARPRGEAQAPA; this is encoded by the coding sequence ATGAGCCGCTTAACACTACGATTACCGGAAACGCTCCATCGTCAATTAGAGACGCTAGCCAAGCGTGAGCAGACGTCTTTGAACCAATACCTCGTCTATGCCTTGACACGCCAAGCGGCAGAGGCGTACACAGTACACGAGTTCTCCGAAGGGGCAGTCGCTCAACAGCGAGTGGCGTTTGACGCCTTGCTCCAGCACTTGGGACCGGCATCGTCTGAGCAGATCGAGAAGGTCCTAGCCCAGCGCGAGCGAACCGCACTCGAGAGAGGGTTAAGTCCAAAAATCATCAAGCGAGTACGGAAGCGTCTTGCCAGTCAACGCTCAATCTCAGCGAGACCTCGGGGAGAAGCACAGGCGCCTGCCTAG